A single genomic interval of Spirosoma linguale DSM 74 harbors:
- a CDS encoding two component, sigma54 specific, transcriptional regulator, Fis family (PFAM: sigma-54 factor interaction domain-containing protein; helix-turn-helix Fis-type; response regulator receiver; ATPase associated with various cellular activities AAA_5~SMART: response regulator receiver; AAA ATPase~KEGG: sde:Sde_0327 response regulator receiver domain-containing protein) encodes MQDAKLLLVDDDPDVLLAARLLLKRHVGAVDIEKNPEKLPFLLNNNRYDAIVLDMNFQRDVSSGREGFAWLDRILDIDPKARVVLFTAYGDVEMAVRAIKAGAVDFVLKPWQNDKFLDTIRGAVNGKKEEVEERDDAPKTNRKKGSSGSTSIIGNAMRPILETVEQVAPTDANVLILGENGTGKDLVARAIHENSHRKDKPFVSVDVGALTESLFESELFGHVKGAFTDARDDRAGRFEEANGGTIFLDEIGNLTPSQQARLLTVLQQRQVTRVGSNKARAIDVRLICATNADLNERVAERGFRQDLLYRINTIELNLPPLRERPSDIGPLAEFFLKKYAKQYNRSVSGLSPALLAEMKQYRWPGNVRELQHAVERAVILARPELTSGTLLEPANFVFRKDGNVASPVNETLQLEDMERQLIQQAMQKHRGSITDVARELGVSRQALYRRLEKFGL; translated from the coding sequence ATGCAAGATGCCAAACTCTTACTCGTCGACGATGATCCCGATGTATTACTCGCAGCCCGACTGTTGTTGAAACGGCACGTCGGCGCAGTCGATATCGAGAAAAATCCTGAAAAACTACCGTTTCTGCTCAACAACAACCGCTACGACGCCATCGTGCTCGATATGAATTTTCAGCGCGATGTCAGCAGTGGCCGCGAAGGGTTCGCCTGGCTCGACCGTATCCTGGACATCGACCCCAAAGCGCGGGTCGTCCTCTTTACAGCCTATGGCGATGTCGAAATGGCAGTGCGGGCGATCAAGGCCGGGGCCGTCGACTTTGTGTTGAAACCCTGGCAAAATGATAAGTTTCTGGATACGATCCGCGGAGCCGTAAACGGAAAAAAAGAAGAAGTAGAGGAGCGGGACGATGCCCCGAAGACCAACCGCAAAAAAGGAAGCTCGGGCAGCACATCCATCATTGGCAACGCCATGCGCCCTATTCTGGAAACAGTTGAACAGGTTGCGCCCACCGATGCCAACGTGCTTATTTTGGGTGAAAATGGGACCGGTAAAGATCTGGTTGCGCGGGCTATCCACGAAAATTCCCACCGTAAGGATAAGCCTTTCGTCAGCGTCGATGTAGGCGCTTTGACGGAGAGTCTGTTCGAAAGTGAGCTGTTCGGCCATGTAAAAGGGGCGTTCACCGATGCCCGTGACGACCGCGCCGGTCGGTTTGAAGAAGCCAACGGCGGCACCATTTTCCTGGATGAAATTGGCAACCTGACCCCTTCGCAGCAGGCCCGGCTCCTGACGGTGTTACAGCAGCGGCAGGTAACGCGTGTTGGCTCCAACAAGGCCCGCGCTATCGATGTGCGGCTCATTTGTGCTACCAATGCCGACCTGAATGAGCGGGTGGCCGAGCGTGGTTTCCGGCAGGATCTGCTCTATCGGATCAATACCATTGAGCTTAACCTACCACCTCTGCGCGAGCGCCCTTCTGATATTGGGCCGCTGGCCGAGTTTTTCCTGAAAAAATACGCGAAGCAGTATAACCGGTCTGTGTCTGGATTAAGTCCGGCATTGCTGGCCGAAATGAAACAGTATCGCTGGCCGGGTAATGTTCGGGAATTACAGCATGCGGTGGAGCGGGCAGTCATTCTGGCCCGTCCGGAACTGACGTCAGGTACGCTGCTGGAGCCCGCCAACTTTGTATTTCGGAAAGATGGTAATGTGGCTTCTCCCGTCAATGAAACCCTGCAGCTGGAAGATATGGAGCGCCAACTGATTCAGCAGGCGATGCAGAAGCATCGGGGCAGTATTACCGACGTAGCTCGCGAATTGGGTGTATCGCGGCAGGCGTTGTACCGGCGGCTGGAGAAGTTTGGCCTGTAG
- a CDS encoding histidine kinase (PFAM: ATP-binding region ATPase domain protein~SMART: ATP-binding region ATPase domain protein~KEGG: cps:CPS_4705 sensory box sensor histidine kinase), translated as MNRFALGIGWRIVGIVGLTGAITYFYLEQANGLLLFPFVIGHIVLSVNLYRYVTSVNRKLTRFLESVRYSDFAVAFRADSNLGPSFHELNDQFNEVLDAFRQARAEKEANLHYVNTIVQHVSVGLLTFDATGQVELVNQTALRLLGIYRLRTLNDLQATHPDLADMLRSSTNSSTPVSYQTGADGELSVRCTAVRLRGRLVTVASMQNIRSELQQRELDAWQNLTKVLRHEIMNSITPIVSLAGTMRDIVETDLVPLSLPEYTGQQSPAELAFVAESVNDLRDALTTIEQRGAGIMQFVDAYRHFTTIPQPVFADVSVEQLLRNVVHLVQADAQKHQVAISVSSPELAIRADAAQIEMVLLNLIKNAVESLGKTPNPAIRIEAEAMGTRVVIRVTDNGAGIEPEALEQIFIPFYTTKKTGSGIGLSLSRQIMQLHNGQLTAESIPGQGSTFSLMF; from the coding sequence ATGAATCGATTCGCCCTCGGTATAGGCTGGCGCATCGTCGGCATCGTTGGCCTTACCGGGGCGATCACCTATTTCTATCTTGAGCAGGCCAATGGTCTGCTGCTCTTTCCTTTCGTCATTGGGCACATCGTTTTATCGGTCAATCTGTACCGGTACGTAACGAGCGTGAACCGTAAGCTGACGCGTTTTCTGGAATCGGTGCGCTATTCCGATTTCGCCGTGGCCTTTCGCGCCGATAGCAACCTGGGCCCATCTTTCCACGAACTGAACGACCAGTTCAACGAGGTGCTGGACGCATTCCGTCAGGCCCGGGCCGAGAAAGAGGCCAACCTCCACTACGTCAATACCATCGTGCAGCACGTGAGCGTTGGCCTGCTGACTTTCGACGCTACTGGTCAGGTCGAACTGGTCAATCAAACGGCCTTGCGGCTGTTGGGTATTTACCGGCTTCGTACCCTTAACGACCTTCAGGCAACTCACCCCGATTTGGCCGACATGCTCCGGTCGTCGACTAACTCATCGACTCCGGTATCGTACCAGACCGGTGCTGATGGTGAGCTGTCTGTTCGGTGCACAGCCGTGCGGCTGCGGGGGCGGCTGGTTACGGTGGCGTCCATGCAAAACATCCGCTCCGAACTACAGCAGCGCGAACTCGACGCCTGGCAAAACCTGACGAAGGTGCTACGGCACGAGATCATGAACTCCATCACGCCGATTGTATCGCTGGCGGGTACTATGCGCGACATTGTCGAGACGGACCTGGTGCCGCTTTCGTTGCCGGAGTATACGGGTCAACAATCCCCGGCTGAATTGGCCTTTGTGGCCGAATCCGTCAACGACCTGCGTGATGCCCTGACGACGATTGAACAGCGGGGCGCAGGCATCATGCAATTTGTGGATGCGTACCGGCATTTCACGACCATTCCCCAGCCGGTTTTCGCCGATGTATCGGTGGAACAACTGCTGCGAAACGTAGTCCATCTGGTTCAGGCCGACGCGCAGAAACACCAGGTGGCGATCTCGGTATCATCGCCTGAGCTGGCCATTCGGGCCGATGCTGCTCAGATTGAAATGGTACTGCTAAACCTGATAAAAAATGCTGTCGAAAGCCTGGGTAAAACGCCCAACCCAGCTATCCGCATCGAAGCGGAAGCTATGGGGACGCGCGTTGTCATCCGCGTTACCGATAATGGGGCCGGTATCGAACCCGAAGCGCTGGAGCAGATTTTCATTCCTTTCTACACGACCAAGAAAACGGGTTCGGGAATCGGCCTAAGTCTGTCTCGCCAGATCATGCAGCTCCACAACGGCCAGCTCACCGCCGAATCCATACCGGGCCAGGGGAGCACGTTTAGCCTGATGTTCTAA
- a CDS encoding hypothetical protein (KEGG: DNA-directed RNA polymerase, omega subunit family protein) — translation MKNFPRIYSLSTVGLIHHGDYDYLFHPFRTDFIGDSGAGKSMIADLLQLILVGSDKFKSATEASGGKREPEGMVIIDKEKRGLSYAFINVETAPKQYVVIGAYLQSGNSRSRAFVVQSGNEFIGKSLKPLPQPLCYQDLIRTNDNAIVPLEQLGMYLFERSMTLRYYDQFPEYHSLLIANELLPLKLSADKQSLIDYAKIIRSFARGHKISAEKSDVLQEFLFGKGQRDDLHRQLQDAQRSFEKDMQSHGSNLAAIKLFNEQLGHFKQLLQLETDHKNAKSTWATANYHHSSQILDQCQQTVAQMCAGLNNEFARLSTIRTEVDNLQLTIPQKLIKAGAAYEAAIKKASNLEATAKSIQQVKNWLESIGTDATLEQLTELFKTDQLRQVQHHQIVTLSSILHDSGLTKSFAESAWVKGYEAGYEEYRHQLDKLSNAIAEKKQLAQLSNLDNPHSLSYWAAHLNRPLTIEEESTLRYFQKYPNKKPIPKEAARYIPIAEHLFSKLTLKPDSKGYWVSLAGVWEYIHQVKDPLFTTSDRQLLQTKLQDWNDHIMSDITKLEEQLKKLIKLYECISNTANINSLLSAYEERTQVESFKFNPDWKITLGDFENLLTIYSEYASTIKDAIEQAGKDVKDANEKAQQAVIEGNLLKEITQLLEKWPKPDSYVLILKQLLPNDIQFILQTNSASLSTANNVQLLRDELNLKQQNRLTIEKWQESLNSLITAREQYKMAEELCIKIHSKLPSEKISMTADKVNELDKNHNICWNSYKVKYEHLAEHYLKEQKYIAEDANFKFTTLALEVLPAPLHKNIISGDDVIEAIENELYRINNQAKQVADSKIRKVGTIVSKLGDIIDQHRQSRSAIQAFFRQQVKPISKTYNVRLNWQTGELSDTWINTFADLIEHLDTPLFQDAPVDIDQLRTKVNVEDLLKTAFKQNNASKNLEVPDILNPFAYYSLAFGMETEGGQPNKGSTGQTYAALALLNIARLSIIEAGSSDKPASGLRFMPIDEAEGLGSNFTMLAEIARQYDYQLITMSIGPVGRYQESQQHVYMLHKDQETDDALNYPPFAVLSAQDAHLLTYRNNAKN, via the coding sequence ATGAAAAACTTCCCTCGTATATATAGCCTATCCACCGTTGGGCTTATTCATCACGGTGATTATGACTACCTGTTTCACCCATTTAGAACAGATTTTATCGGCGACAGTGGAGCAGGTAAAAGTATGATTGCCGATTTGCTTCAACTCATTTTAGTTGGTTCAGACAAATTCAAATCGGCTACTGAAGCTTCCGGTGGAAAACGAGAGCCAGAGGGAATGGTTATAATCGACAAAGAGAAGCGAGGTCTTAGCTATGCCTTTATAAATGTGGAGACTGCACCTAAGCAATATGTTGTTATAGGAGCTTATTTACAAAGTGGTAACTCACGTTCACGGGCTTTTGTCGTGCAGTCAGGAAATGAATTTATTGGCAAGTCGCTCAAACCCTTACCTCAGCCACTTTGCTATCAGGACTTAATCCGTACAAATGATAATGCAATTGTCCCGCTGGAGCAATTAGGAATGTATTTGTTCGAGCGCAGCATGACCTTAAGGTATTATGATCAATTTCCGGAATACCACTCACTGCTCATCGCAAACGAACTGCTTCCACTTAAACTCTCGGCGGATAAACAATCTTTGATTGATTATGCGAAAATAATTCGTTCGTTTGCCCGGGGACACAAAATAAGTGCGGAAAAATCCGATGTGCTGCAAGAGTTTCTGTTTGGAAAAGGACAAAGAGATGATTTGCACCGCCAACTTCAAGATGCGCAACGAAGTTTTGAGAAAGATATGCAATCCCATGGCAGCAATTTAGCTGCAATAAAATTGTTTAATGAGCAACTAGGACATTTCAAGCAATTATTGCAATTAGAAACCGATCACAAGAACGCTAAATCTACTTGGGCTACGGCCAATTACCATCATAGTTCTCAAATACTTGACCAATGTCAACAAACTGTAGCTCAGATGTGTGCAGGCCTGAATAATGAGTTCGCTCGTTTGTCAACAATACGAACAGAAGTAGATAATTTACAATTAACGATACCACAAAAACTAATAAAGGCTGGGGCAGCTTATGAAGCTGCCATAAAAAAGGCATCAAATCTGGAAGCAACAGCTAAATCTATTCAACAAGTGAAGAACTGGTTAGAATCTATTGGAACAGACGCAACACTTGAGCAGCTAACTGAATTATTCAAAACAGATCAGCTTCGGCAGGTACAACATCACCAAATTGTCACTTTGAGTAGCATACTACATGATTCAGGTCTAACTAAATCATTTGCCGAATCGGCATGGGTGAAAGGCTATGAGGCAGGATACGAAGAATATAGACATCAGTTAGATAAGTTATCAAACGCCATTGCAGAAAAAAAACAATTAGCGCAACTATCAAATTTGGATAATCCCCACTCACTTAGCTACTGGGCTGCTCACTTAAACCGCCCGTTAACAATTGAGGAAGAGAGTACCCTCCGCTATTTTCAAAAGTATCCGAATAAGAAGCCCATTCCAAAGGAGGCTGCGAGATACATTCCTATCGCTGAACACTTGTTTAGTAAGTTGACTTTAAAGCCTGATTCGAAAGGCTACTGGGTTAGCTTAGCTGGTGTATGGGAATATATCCACCAAGTTAAAGATCCACTATTTACTACCTCGGATCGACAACTATTGCAAACTAAACTCCAGGATTGGAATGACCACATTATGAGCGACATTACAAAACTGGAGGAACAGCTCAAAAAACTCATAAAGCTGTATGAATGTATTAGCAACACCGCTAATATTAATAGCTTACTGTCAGCTTATGAAGAACGTACTCAGGTAGAAAGCTTCAAATTCAATCCTGATTGGAAGATTACTTTAGGTGATTTTGAGAACCTACTTACCATTTATAGCGAGTACGCATCCACAATAAAAGATGCTATTGAACAAGCAGGTAAAGATGTAAAAGATGCTAATGAGAAAGCACAGCAAGCAGTGATAGAGGGTAACTTACTTAAAGAAATTACCCAACTACTTGAGAAATGGCCAAAACCAGATTCGTATGTTCTAATTCTTAAACAATTATTACCAAATGATATTCAGTTTATACTTCAGACGAATAGTGCCAGCTTAAGTACAGCTAATAATGTTCAATTATTACGTGATGAATTAAATCTAAAGCAACAAAATCGATTGACAATAGAAAAGTGGCAGGAAAGCCTAAACTCACTTATCACAGCACGTGAACAATACAAAATGGCCGAAGAGCTTTGCATTAAAATACACAGCAAATTGCCTTCTGAGAAAATATCGATGACAGCAGATAAAGTAAATGAATTAGATAAAAATCACAATATATGCTGGAATAGTTACAAGGTAAAGTATGAACATTTGGCTGAACATTATTTAAAAGAACAGAAATACATTGCTGAAGATGCCAATTTCAAATTTACAACACTGGCTCTTGAAGTGTTACCTGCTCCTTTACACAAAAATATTATTTCGGGAGATGACGTCATTGAGGCAATTGAAAACGAATTATACCGCATTAATAACCAAGCCAAACAGGTAGCCGATTCTAAAATTCGAAAAGTCGGTACTATTGTTTCCAAGTTAGGCGATATTATAGATCAACACCGACAGTCGCGAAGCGCCATTCAAGCATTCTTTAGGCAGCAGGTCAAGCCTATTTCTAAAACGTACAACGTTCGTTTGAATTGGCAAACCGGCGAGCTCTCAGACACTTGGATTAATACATTTGCCGATCTCATAGAACATTTGGATACACCCTTATTTCAAGATGCTCCCGTTGATATCGATCAATTACGAACAAAGGTTAATGTTGAAGATTTACTTAAAACTGCTTTCAAACAAAACAATGCTAGCAAGAACCTTGAAGTGCCAGATATTTTAAATCCATTTGCCTATTACAGTTTAGCTTTTGGAATGGAAACAGAAGGTGGACAGCCTAATAAAGGCAGTACCGGCCAAACATATGCAGCACTGGCTTTATTAAATATTGCCCGGCTATCTATCATTGAAGCCGGTTCGTCTGACAAACCTGCTTCGGGTCTACGCTTTATGCCAATTGACGAAGCAGAAGGGCTTGGTTCAAATTTCACTATGCTAGCTGAAATCGCCCGACAGTATGATTATCAATTAATTACGATGTCAATAGGGCCTGTCGGCCGCTATCAGGAGAGCCAGCAACACGTATACATGTTACACAAAGACCAAGAAACGGACGATGCCCTTAACTATCCGCCGTTTGCAGTACTTAGTGCACAGGATGCTCACCTTTTAACGTATCGCAATAATGCGAAAAATTAG
- a CDS encoding hypothetical protein (KEGG: xfn:XfasM23_1208 hypothetical protein), with product MTPDKRLDQIEPILADVALKTDRLIESNGQILEIATRADANATIAAKGIADLTIEMRQQFGHQQHQIDQLKTEMNERFGHVDEQFSQMNNRFGQIDERFEQMNERFGQQQAQIDLLRTEMNHKFAQVTQTQEQILTLLLDRLK from the coding sequence ATGACACCCGACAAACGCCTTGATCAGATTGAGCCCATCCTAGCCGATGTCGCCTTAAAAACTGACCGTCTGATTGAGTCGAACGGCCAGATTCTTGAAATAGCAACGCGAGCCGATGCAAACGCAACTATTGCCGCTAAAGGCATAGCCGATTTAACAATCGAAATGCGTCAGCAATTTGGGCATCAGCAACATCAAATCGACCAGCTCAAAACAGAGATGAACGAGCGGTTTGGGCACGTTGATGAACAATTCAGCCAGATGAATAATCGATTCGGACAAATAGACGAACGATTCGAACAAATGAACGAGCGATTTGGACAGCAACAAGCTCAAATTGATCTGTTACGGACAGAAATGAATCATAAATTTGCTCAAGTCACGCAAACGCAGGAGCAGATTTTAACACTTCTGCTTGACCGTCTCAAATAA
- a CDS encoding phospholipid/glycerol acyltransferase (PFAM: phospholipid/glycerol acyltransferase~SMART: phospholipid/glycerol acyltransferase~KEGG: geo:Geob_3798 1-acyl-sn-glycerol-3-phosphate acyltransferase) translates to MKKVLDYVLSCVYLLYFGLVLCIFHLAQATAFNLFGRPAHKKTVDWMNAFIAYGWYLTGSTIAYRPLTNLPTDRPIIFVANHQSMFDISPIIWFLRRHTPTFVSKIELAHGIPGVSYNLRKSGAALIDRKDPKQAIVEIARLGKLIQQQNISAVIYPEGTRSASGQMRPFVTGGVATLLKRAPSALVVPITIRGTGHFNPKGLFPLRSFSKMSWTVLPGIEPTGRTPDEVVKLAQEAIAEELSKAI, encoded by the coding sequence ATGAAAAAAGTTTTAGATTACGTATTGAGCTGCGTTTACCTCCTCTATTTTGGACTGGTCTTGTGTATATTTCATCTTGCCCAGGCCACTGCGTTTAACCTGTTTGGCCGTCCGGCGCATAAAAAAACGGTCGATTGGATGAATGCCTTTATTGCTTACGGCTGGTACTTAACCGGAAGCACCATCGCCTATCGACCATTAACTAACCTCCCCACCGACCGCCCCATTATTTTCGTTGCCAACCACCAGAGTATGTTCGACATTTCGCCCATCATCTGGTTTCTGCGTCGGCATACGCCCACGTTTGTTTCCAAGATCGAACTGGCGCACGGCATTCCCGGCGTTTCGTACAACCTCCGCAAAAGTGGCGCGGCTCTCATCGACCGAAAAGACCCTAAACAGGCCATTGTGGAAATTGCCCGACTGGGTAAGCTCATTCAGCAGCAAAACATTTCTGCCGTGATTTATCCGGAGGGGACACGGTCTGCATCGGGGCAAATGCGCCCGTTTGTAACGGGTGGGGTGGCGACTTTACTTAAACGGGCTCCATCAGCACTGGTGGTGCCCATTACCATTCGGGGAACGGGTCACTTTAACCCGAAAGGTCTGTTTCCACTCCGGTCCTTTTCAAAAATGTCGTGGACTGTATTGCCCGGCATCGAACCCACTGGCCGTACACCCGACGAGGTGGTAAAGCTAGCGCAGGAAGCGATTGCCGAGGAGTTGAGCAAGGCTATTTAA
- a CDS encoding conserved hypothetical protein (KEGG: cak:Caul_0966 hypothetical protein) — MGEATVANQLVASFAYQVYLYVTLLLATLLLTFLTKHMKKRLLVTISLLLMALTTAVNVVVAQSTSPALLSVGAAKVDITPALNELKKPYFGINDNIYSRAVVVNNGTTTVALVSVDIGGINDEMADRILAKITATSGIPTRNILITATHTHSVPFGISGDAFESKIASAVKLAKDKLQPARVGYGEGVSYINVNRNIIDPDTRRWWEGPNYDGPSDKTVAVVTFESLGGKPIAIYYNYAMHGVISGMFDQVSGDVPGATSRYLENNFDDETIALWSTGACGDQNPIYYQQTYDLREIRVKEYAKRGIDISNKMPPGGEGLDRKDPKVIKLMEQQKQMLLSMGQLLGEEVLHTMRGIKRKVSNPIVQTDQRIINCPGRKRLDEGRAGYAGTYADADSIPLRLGLIRLGDIALTAVNGEVFNPISTRLKKESPFANTLMTTLTNGYARSGYIPHDAAFGTYTFEVVSSRLKPGFAENAIVNGLLDMMYASLQVKP, encoded by the coding sequence GTGGGTGAGGCAACGGTTGCCAACCAGCTCGTAGCAAGCTTTGCCTATCAGGTGTATCTTTACGTTACGCTACTACTTGCGACCCTGCTTCTAACCTTCCTGACTAAGCACATGAAAAAACGGCTATTAGTTACGATAAGCCTGTTGCTTATGGCTTTAACCACCGCTGTAAACGTGGTTGTGGCCCAATCGACTTCACCAGCGTTGCTCTCGGTAGGGGCGGCCAAGGTAGACATAACCCCTGCCCTGAACGAACTCAAAAAACCGTATTTCGGTATCAACGACAACATATACTCCCGGGCGGTTGTCGTCAACAATGGCACGACAACCGTAGCGCTCGTTTCGGTCGATATTGGGGGCATCAATGACGAAATGGCGGATCGTATTCTCGCTAAGATTACGGCTACATCGGGCATTCCTACCCGAAACATACTGATCACCGCTACGCATACGCACAGCGTGCCGTTTGGGATCAGTGGTGACGCCTTTGAGTCTAAAATTGCGAGTGCCGTCAAACTGGCGAAAGACAAGCTACAGCCCGCCCGTGTCGGCTACGGCGAAGGTGTGTCGTATATCAATGTGAACCGCAATATCATTGACCCCGACACCCGCCGGTGGTGGGAAGGTCCGAATTATGATGGTCCCTCCGACAAAACCGTAGCCGTGGTCACCTTTGAATCGCTGGGCGGTAAACCCATTGCCATCTATTACAACTATGCCATGCACGGCGTTATTTCCGGCATGTTCGATCAGGTGAGCGGAGATGTTCCGGGGGCTACCTCGCGTTATCTGGAAAACAACTTCGACGATGAGACCATAGCCCTCTGGTCGACCGGGGCCTGTGGTGACCAGAACCCGATCTATTACCAGCAGACCTATGATTTACGCGAGATCCGCGTTAAGGAGTACGCCAAACGGGGCATCGATATCAGCAATAAAATGCCCCCCGGTGGCGAAGGGCTGGATCGGAAAGACCCGAAGGTGATCAAACTGATGGAACAGCAAAAGCAAATGCTGCTGTCGATGGGGCAACTGCTGGGCGAAGAGGTGCTACACACCATGCGGGGCATTAAACGGAAAGTAAGCAACCCGATTGTGCAGACCGATCAGCGTATCATCAACTGTCCCGGACGCAAGCGGCTGGACGAAGGCCGGGCGGGCTACGCGGGTACGTATGCCGATGCGGATTCGATTCCTCTCCGGCTAGGGTTAATCCGTTTGGGCGACATTGCGCTTACGGCCGTCAACGGCGAGGTGTTCAACCCCATTTCGACCCGCCTTAAAAAAGAATCGCCCTTTGCCAACACCCTGATGACCACCTTAACTAACGGCTATGCCCGTTCGGGCTATATTCCCCACGATGCCGCTTTTGGCACCTACACCTTCGAGGTCGTTTCGTCGCGGCTCAAGCCGGGTTTTGCCGAAAATGCAATTGTCAACGGTCTACTCGACATGATGTATGCCAGCCTGCAAGTAAAGCCGTAA
- a CDS encoding Acyl-(acyl-carrier-protein) desaturase (PFAM: fatty acid desaturase type 2~KEGG: acyl-(acyl-carrier-protein) desaturase, putative /   stearoyl-ACP desaturase, putative ; K03921 acyl-), translating to MIISGTRLDVMRFVGEKIDASVDEFLKPIETNWQPADLLPDSTRESFLDEVKLLRESTRELSYDYVAVLVGDTITEEALPTYESWLMDMEGIEQGSTAGWTRWIRSWTAEENRHGDLLNKFLYLSGRVNMRAMEVSTQYLIADGFDIGTGKDPYRNFVYTSFQELATNVSHRRTATLAKQAGCNQLSKICGVIASDEMRHAKAYKDFVRQIFEVDPSEMMLAFEDMMRKKIVMPAHFLRESGVKIGQTFSHFSDAAQRLGVYTTYDYIEIAESLLVDWKIDTITDLNDAGQRARDYVMALPGRLRRIAERTKVPTLEYPFSWIAG from the coding sequence ATGATAATATCTGGCACACGTTTGGACGTAATGCGATTCGTCGGTGAGAAAATCGATGCATCGGTGGATGAATTCCTTAAGCCTATCGAGACTAATTGGCAACCTGCTGATTTGTTGCCCGATTCCACACGAGAATCATTTTTGGATGAAGTTAAGTTACTCCGCGAAAGCACCCGCGAGTTATCTTACGATTACGTAGCCGTGCTGGTTGGCGATACAATTACGGAAGAAGCTTTGCCAACGTATGAATCGTGGCTGATGGATATGGAAGGCATTGAGCAGGGCAGCACAGCAGGCTGGACGCGCTGGATTCGTAGCTGGACGGCAGAGGAAAACCGCCACGGCGACCTGCTGAACAAGTTTCTGTACCTGTCGGGTCGGGTAAATATGCGGGCTATGGAAGTATCGACGCAGTACCTGATTGCTGATGGTTTCGACATTGGTACCGGCAAAGACCCCTACCGGAACTTCGTTTACACGTCTTTTCAGGAGTTAGCCACCAACGTGTCGCACCGCCGAACGGCCACGCTGGCCAAACAGGCGGGCTGCAACCAACTGTCGAAAATTTGCGGAGTCATCGCGTCCGACGAGATGCGCCATGCCAAAGCGTACAAAGATTTTGTCCGTCAGATATTTGAAGTCGATCCGTCTGAAATGATGCTGGCCTTTGAAGACATGATGCGTAAGAAAATCGTGATGCCAGCGCACTTCCTCCGCGAAAGTGGGGTGAAGATCGGGCAGACATTCAGCCATTTTTCGGATGCGGCCCAGCGGTTGGGCGTGTATACGACCTACGATTACATCGAAATTGCTGAATCGCTGCTGGTCGACTGGAAGATTGACACCATCACCGATCTCAACGATGCCGGTCAGCGTGCCCGCGATTATGTGATGGCCTTACCGGGCCGCCTACGCCGGATTGCCGAGCGCACCAAAGTTCCTACGCTTGAGTATCCATTTAGCTGGATAGCCGGGTAA